The following is a genomic window from Vitis vinifera cultivar Pinot Noir 40024 chromosome 6, ASM3070453v1.
ACTGTCACCCATCACCCAGCATTTCCTCCTCTTGTTTgggtttttttccatttttttccttttgttgccACCCACCAACCCCTCTTTTCTCCCTCGTGTCACTCTCCCACCCACCAATCCTCTTCCAGTCAGCACCGTGCCAAGTGTCCTGGCGTTCTGCAATTCGCATACAGTAAACACATGATCAAGTACCTAAACTATATAGCCATATGATAAAATTGTAATGCTaacaaaatttagataaaaaataataaaatatgaatgaataaataatacaaatttattatttttaattaaatatttttttaaaataatatataaatgatatatttataatataatgcTCATTACTCGATCATAATTTAATCACATGGATTCTATTAATAAACCAGTGGATTTTCTACTAGTACCACAATCGTTCAATTTCCAAACGTGGTCTTTGATTTTGCAGTGAAGCCCTTCTGATTGCTCTGATCCGCGCATTTATTGAAACAGATTTTATTTGACCAGCACATCTATCTTTACCCAAAATTCCATTCTCGGTTAAGGGGGTCTGCTCTCAATCGAAAAGGGGGAGTCACCGAGGTCGTTGCGTCAAAAAGTTGGTCATAGTCTTCAAAGGTTCAATCGTCTAGAGGCATAGGCCATACCTCAATGGATACGCATTGGCTGAACGCCTACAAGTTTCCAAGTTTGTCGAGGCCGTCACCAAATACATCATTGGTTCCCTATCGCCCGTCGGATCACACCAAACTAAAATCTCGACAAATCCAAGGCCGGCAGTACCGCGCCTGGTTTATCGAGAAAATCTCTATAAATAAGAAGAGGGCATATCAATGGCAGCCATATCTCTTCAAACAGCAACTATGGCTGAAGAAGTAAAGCTTTTTGGCACATGGGCAAGCCCCTTTAGCCGCAGAATTGAAGTGGCCCTCAAGCTGAAAGGAGTTCAATTTGAGTACATAGAAGAGAACTTGTCCAATAAGAGTCCTGCGCTTCTCAAGTATAATCCAGTTCACAAGAAAATCCCTGTGCTTGTACACAATGGAAAGCCGGTTGCAGAGTCACTTGTCATCCTGGAGTACATTGATGAGACCTGGAAACATAATCCCATCTTGCCTACAGACCCTTATGAGAAGGCCATGGCACGGTTCTGGGCTAAGTACATGGATGACAAGGTAAACCCGATACTATattccctttttaaaaaaaaaaaattcatttggaTCCTGACTACTATTCATTATGCAGCTCTGGCCGGCAGCAACAAAGGTCGTGGTGAGTAAGGGAGAGGAGCAAAAGGCAGTGATTGAAGAAAtccaggagcagctgaaaactCTAGAGAGTGAACtgaaagagaagaaattctTTGGAGGGGAGAGTTTGGGATTTGTAGACATAGCTGCAAACATTATagtttttcttcttgttgcccAAGAAGCTCTGGGATTAATGGAGATCCTGACCGAAGAGAAGTTTCCTGTTTTGCATGAATGGTATCAAAGGCTTGTCGATGATGCTGTTTTCAAGGAATGTGTGCCACCAAGGGAGCGACATCTTGGCTTCTTCAAAGCTCGGTTTGGATCCTCGACGGCTTCCAAATGAAGAGTTGGTTTATGTCTGTGCATGAGTTGATAGGGGAGGAACCTTGCTAGTTGCTTCTCATATATGTGTTTCAGTTATGTACTTTGAAGTTGTGTCATGGACTTTACCCTGTTTCTGGGGATgacaacttaaaaaataaattggagtAGTATTCTATGTTcatctaaataaaattaatcatattgTTTCATTAAGAGTGACAGAgatttaaaatatgtatatatatatatatatatatatatatatatatatatattaaaaagacgttgtaatttatttataaaataattaaaaaaatatttttagaatattattttaattagaaatgAAAAACAGAATGTTTTTGTTTACTTGTGGGCGTTTGAGCAAGGAAAAAGATTTGACTTATAGGTGATGATTCTAGATTAGTTGAAATACGGCTTTTCACtatttgaggaaaagaaaattggcTTTTGGCTTGAAGggtaattttgaaattacagggatactattattaaaaatttattattttatttaaaaaaatgtatgcTCCCTATGATACTTTTAAgaaatacaattaaattttaaaattatcgttttgatgtttttgatgTGATAATAAGTTTtgtaaatttagaaataatttcacaaattttaaatttaaataaattgtaataaagtgttaataaaatatgaataaataaataaaacaattttattttactctttGGTGTATAATATTTTTGTACCCACAACTTTAGTGAATTTgcaaaacaataagaaaatatgtgaaacaaaatattttttattaaaatataataattgtgAGAATACCATATTGGtaataattcttttataaaataatattttcttatccTTCTTTCACTTTGAACACACTccaaaaggaaggaaaatatttttttagttttgaaagcTAATTGAGGGCTTAATTCGGGAAAggtgaaaaacattttttttttttttcttatttcttgaaatttttcttctttatgaaatttttgtttcaaatctaTGAAAAACATATCTATTACTCTTTTactatttcttgaaaattttcttatttatgaatTTCTATGTGGAGTCGATCTTCCTTTCATTAAAGGAAGTCGCCCTATTATCCAtagaattaagaaataaaaaatttgaaattcttcAAGATTTAGttgtttaatttaaagaatttgtttcattaattttaacaacTTATCTTCTTTATTAAGGAAATTtgctaacaaaaaaatatttatttttaattctcttttaaattttgCAATCTTTCAAAATTTGTCACATATATTATTTATCGAGttcaaattttgttgaattgggAAATCACaattttgaaaaccaatttaatgataatttaattaattaaaagtgtTGATGTCTATAATTTcttcttaataattaaatattttaattttattatttattaaaataaaaaatcttaatatatttatattttatttttattatgattttaaatatatattttttaaattttaataatgctCAAATAACCATATTTACCCAAAATATCGATAATTACGAATATATCaatactttaattatatttagaaatatcagagttgatatttttttacaaatatcaATGGagcgaaaattatttaaaattcactAACATCcttgaaaaaactaaaaaaaaaatgataaaataagcaaaaatacacatttttaagtttttttaaagtataattgatatacatattataaaaaagaaaaacatcgATAGATAGAAATATATCAGTagatttgatatttgaattttaagaataataaatatgaattttggaagtatataaagttagaattgagttaaaaaatatttgattttattgaataaaaataatttatacataaatataatacatatgatattGTAATAGTCTTTAGTATCAAAATGAATGGGGAtcttgttgaaaataatatttatttaaaaaaaatttaaatacttttattaaaacatgtttaattacattttaaataaaaaattaaattattttatataaaatattttatttaagatttaatttctaaaattttattaaaaatatgtgataacaactttttctattaatattaatttatttaaataattaaaattattaataatttatcttatcaaattaattttaatttataaaatattaaaactttcttaactttcttaaatttttatattatagcaatttttttgggtaaatttatatttttaatattttaaaataaaaacatttaaaattaaataaaattgaaaggatgaataaaaaaaatttaagagtgaagtgataataattttttaaaataagattaatgagataaatatgaaaaatgttaaaaataaaattataatacaaaataaaatgataatataaaaacatatatgAAATTTGGGCGATTGAATCgtcaaaaattcaaatatgagaattttcaaaattttcaaaaaagtggTAGAAGGGGCAATTTTTTTACGTTCTCCATCTGCTCCGCGTGTCGCTTCGAGAAATACCAAAATATTGGCGATAGTTTCGAAAAATTTCCGTGACGAATATTGTGTCGGAGCCGGCCGATAAACGATATTTTCCCGAAATTTTCCGACATTTCAATCCTTGCAATTTAGCCCACTTAAATAATGCAAAGAGATAAGATTCCAAGGGAAATATCAAATATCACATCACCGACAGCGATAAGTGCCGTCTTCAAAGTCTTCATTGTCTGGATGCGTAGGCCATGCCTCAATGGACACGCATTGGCTGATGTCTACCACTTTGTCAGGCCCTCACCAGATACATTATTGGTTCCCAATCATCCATCCGATCACACTCCAAACTAAAATCTCGACAAATCCAAGGGCCAGCACCGCGCCTGGTTTATCAAGAAAACCTCTATAGATAAGAAGAGGGCATACCAGTGGCAGCCTGATCTCTTCAAGCTGCAACAATGGCTGAAGAAGTGAAGCTGTTTGGCATGTGGGCAAGCCCTTTTAGCCGCAGAATTGAAGTGGCCCTCAAGCTGAAAGGGATTCAGTATGAGTATATAGAAGAGGACTTGTCCAACAAGAGTCCTTCGCTTCTCAAGTATAACCCAGTCCATAAGAAAATCCCTGTGCTTTTGCATAAGGGAAAGCCAGTTGCAGAGTCACTTGTAATCCT
Proteins encoded in this region:
- the LOC109122826 gene encoding glutathione S-transferase U7 gives rise to the protein MAAISLQTATMAEEVKLFGTWASPFSRRIEVALKLKGVQFEYIEENLSNKSPALLKYNPVHKKIPVLVHNGKPVAESLVILEYIDETWKHNPILPTDPYEKAMARFWAKYMDDKLWPAATKVVVSKGEEQKAVIEEIQEQLKTLESELKEKKFFGGESLGFVDIAANIIVFLLVAQEALGLMEILTEEKFPVLHEWYQRLVDDAVFKECVPPRERHLGFFKARFGSSTASK